The Coffea arabica cultivar ET-39 chromosome 2c, Coffea Arabica ET-39 HiFi, whole genome shotgun sequence genome includes the window TGGTAGTGCACAAAAGTACTTACACTAAATTATAAGAACACTGTTGTGTTTTAAGAATTCAAAGCTCGCATGTAATTTATTTCAGGCCTGCACCAAGTTTTAGTAGAATGACATGACGCCCTCAGTCAAACGTGCAACCACGAAACTCGCACAAGAATATTGGCATGATCGAACCGCCAAAATGAAAAGCTTGGATTCTAACGGCCAGAATGGAGGTTGCCAAGTGTTGGGTTATCAAAGCAATACAGCAttttccaaaagaaagaaaaatccagaCAATGGAAAGAAGAGAATAACCTGCAATTCTGCCTTAATGTATATTACCTTTCTGCTGACCATAGCCTTATTCAAGAGGACCCTATTTTCATTCTCGTGCAATCGCTGTTGGAAAGACTCTTGATGCCAAATTTGATTCTTCTTACAAGCCCAATTGCCAACTTCAGGGATTTTGCAAGAACTTAATTAGTAGTAGTCATTTTCTGCATCCTGCTCTCAGCTTTCCGTTTTCTTGATTGTCCTGGAAGGATTTCTGTACAACAGGAcagatttttgtttctttcataGTTCTTGCCCAGGTTTCAGCCGGCAATCAGCAACTAGTCGCATAGAGACCCATCATCGCCTGATAATCAATCAAGGGTTTGCTTTCTGATCTTTCTTGGGGTTGGCAAGGAGCCCTCAGGAGAGGTTTACCATCCCCAAACACCCCAGTTCATCTGCTGGTGAGTTGTACTTTTCATCGCAATCATCTCGTTAATTACAGGCATGTCATTAGAAATTGATGTAGTCGCATAATCATTTCACACAGGGCATCCAATATGTAATGATTGAATAAGGACTAATGCTGATAGCCGGCCAAATTCTGTTAGATTAGTTGCTGCAACTTGTAAAAGCTAGTTAGGAACGGTTCAATAACTAACGCTGGCTGATGTTCTATTAACAGCCAAAGTGATCTGCGAAAATAAGCAGCTTGTGAATTGTTGTAACTGCTGGTTCTCTCTCAATTCAATTCTCTCAATTTCCCTCTCATTTTCTGGTTCTCtctgttctttcttttctttccctttctaaCTCTTTCCTTATTCTCTACTTTCTGTTCTTCTCTGTTCTGATCATTACACAGTATCAGACACCTGTAAGAGTTGACGACGATGGAGCAATTCAGGCAGATTGGAGAGGTGATTGGAAGTCTCAAGGCATTGATGGTCTTTCAGGATGACATACAAATTAATCAGCGACAGTGTTGCTTGCTGGTTGACATGATGAATCGTGCTTATAAAACAATTGCCAAGGAGATGCAACAGAACCTGAGATTTGAAGAGAAGAGTACGAAATGGAAGGTGCTTGAGAGTCCCTTAAGAGAGCTCCTCAGGATAATTAGGGAAGGAGAAATTTACATCAGGCAGTGCCTAGAAACGAAGGACTGGTGGGTTAAAGCTATAAGGCTTTATCAGAATTCAGACTGTGTTGAGTTCCATATACATAACCTGCTCTGCTGCATCCCCATTGTTATTGAAGCAATTGAAATTGCTGGAGAAATGTCAGGATGGGATCAAGACGAGATACAAAAGAAGAGACTTCTTTACTCGTTGAAGTATCGAAAAGACTGTAAAGATCCGCGAATCTTTCAGTGGAAGTTTGGTAATGAGTATCTAGTTAGCCAAGATTTCTGCAATAGGTTACATTCAGTGTGGGATGAGGATAGATGGGTTCTGCTGAGAAAACTCCAAGAGATACAAATTTCTGGTTCAGTAAGTTCAACAAAGCAGGAGCAGCGACTCGCTGATCTTCTTCTGAAGAACTTAAGTGTGTCAGGACCAGTTGAAGAGAAGCTCCTGCCTTCCTCCACCTTAGTGAGCTCTAAGGATTACCAGGTCAGGCGGCGCTTAGGAAGTGGAAGCCAGTACAAAGAGATTCAATGGTTGGGTGAAAGCTTTGCTCTGAGACACTTTTTTGGGGACATTGAACCATTGTTTCCAGCAATCTCTCAAGAATTAGCACTTACTCATCCAAATATTATGCATATCTTTTGTGCATTTACTGATGAGGAAAGAAAGGAATGCTTCTTAGTTATGGAACTCAAGAACAGAGATCTTTCCAGTCATATAAAAGAAATTTGTGGACCAAGGAAGCGAATTCCATTTTCTCTTCCTGTTGCAGTTGACCTTATGCTTCAGATTGCAAGAGGAATGGAATATCTCCACTCAAAAAAAATCTATCACGGAGATTTGAATCCTTCAAACATTCTTGTAAAATCCAGAAATATCAATACAGATGGTTACTTGCATGCAAAAGTTTGCGCATTTGGACTTCCCTCCTCTGTCAGCCTTCCTCAGAAATCCAATTCCAATCAGAATGGGCAGCTTCCAGTCATCTGGTACGCTCCAGAGGTGCTAGCAGATCAAGAACAATCAGGCAATGCTGATAACTCCAAGTACACGGAGAAGGCAGATGTGTATAGTTTTGGGATGATTTGCTTTGAGCTTTTAACAGGGAAAGTCCCTTTTGAAGATGGCCATCTCCAAGGAGATAAAATGAGCAGAAACATTAGAGCAGGGGAAAGACCACTATTCCCATTTCACTTGCCAAAATATTTGACGAATTTGACAAAAAAGTGCTGGCACGATGACCCAAACCAACGTCCAAGTTTTGCATCCATCTGCAGAATTCTCCGGTACATAAAGAGATTCTTGTTGATGAACCCTGATCATAGCCAGCCAGAAACCCCAGTGCCACTCGTGGATTACAGTGAAATTGAGACAGTGATCTTGAGGAGCTTTCCTTCTTGGGCAGAATCCAATATATTGCCCATATCAGAGATTCCCTTTCAGATGTTTGTATACAGGGTAGCAGAGAAGGAAAAATCAAATATAAGCCAGAGAGAAAATTCTGAATCAGGAAGTGATGCTTCAGCATGTGGGGATGAAAGTGCAACTGTGGATGATCCATTACCATCACCCTCTGAAAGGAGGTCTAGTGCCTCTCCAGAAACTATGAACAGGAGAATGCTATCGTCCAAAAAATCAGCAGATGTCAAACCCATTAAACAGCCAGGTTATCTCTTCACTCTGCCTATTTGATGCATGATTATCAAGCAGCAAGCAACTGTGGAGAAAAAAAGGACAGAATATGTTCAAAGCTGTTCTCACAAACTACAACAATAAAGGTCATAATTTTAAGCTCATCCATTAAAACTTGGAAAATAAGTATTTTGCTTCTTAAGTAAGGACCCTAGCATTACAGATTCAGACACTGAGAATTTACTTTTATTAGGATAAACAAATCACTGGAGGTATTTAAAGCGCTTAGGTGCGTGAGAATTAGCTTTCCTATGAAAACACCCATAATGATCCCTAGGGGAAAAGCAAATGGGAAACTGTAACCCCATCAGATAACTTATCTCAGCATATCATCATGACTTATAACTCTTAAGAACCTATAGAAACCTAAAAATTTCAAGCCTGGTATCAACAAACTTAATTCTGTGTTCCAGTAACTCAATGTAAACATGAAAGCAAGTAATAGAACTTGCCCAACTAGAGAATGCACAAAAGAATGTGCCTGGTTGCTCTTAAAAACACGAAATAAAGAAAAGATACACTTAAGCCAGACTTAATTGCTTCATCGTAAACTTGTATAGATAATCTCTGCCCAAATATCTGGGATATGCAGATTCAGTCTTAAGTCTTAAAGTTTAGACGCATATCACATACATCTTAAGATTTTAAAATGGACACAACTATTACACAAATGACATACAAGCATCGTCAAATGATCGGTGTGAAACTTTTAAGTGCCATCACGGCACTTCATAAACCAGAATGCTGTAATGAAACAAAGGCAGCAATTTGATCCTTTGCCCTAGGAATGACGAAATACTGTATTATGTGCGTTTTCTATAAGCCTGATGTATAAGTACTAAAGTATACAATATTCTCTATACAccacctattacattcactccCTCAAAATACAGACGGATCAAGTAGTGAATGTTTCTTCTTTTAGACAAGGTTGATCCAGACAAACGGGTATCAACATGAAAGAGGTCCCAATAGCAGAACAACATGGTGAACTAACATTATCTCTGAAATGTGTTATATACAGGGACACCAAAGGGTCGAGTAAGGCCCCCTCCTATGTCTTCTTGTGGACGGACTATGAGGATGAATTCAGAAAGCCAGTTAATGGTAATGAGTCCAAgacggagagcatctggtcacGTATCAGATTCAGAGCTCTCATAGCTCTTTGTACGAGAGTATACAAATTAACCAGAAATATGCCCCGAAAGCAAACCAAATGGAAGTGGCATGCACATCCACTCGCAGTTTCTGGGCAAAGTGGAGAATCTAGGGATAGTGCACAAAGTCATGGTTTCTATTACTCACAGTTTGCTGGTATTAGAGACTTAGAGTGAAGTGATTAAATAGAAATCTAAAAAATTACCAAATGCAAAGACAATGTTGCTATGCACTGTCAGACCCGGAGACCGTAGAGGCTCCTACAAGACCTCAGTTGTGAAGCTAGAAGTTCTTTGTTTTAGCCAAATTTTTTGAAGATCAGTGTGACTATACTAAGTTCCTCATGTGAGGTACTCCAAGATAAAAATGTGGTGGAAGTCATCTTTTTGGTGTTTGCTCTAGCAGGATTCTGAAGTCTTGGTTTCCCCTGGATTTCTGGTGGTTTCATTCCTGATATGTATCTCTTTGTGGGGATTTGCCGGATCAACAAGATTAAGTGTAAATGCCCTCGAGATGTGTTCATCAGAACCAAACAATCACGATCTAAAGATAAGGCACCATTGATTAGATATTAATGTTACTTTACGTAGAGACCTTTGAAGATTGAACTTGAAAGAACTGCTCCAAGCAAGTTGAACTGCTGTC containing:
- the LOC113733279 gene encoding light-sensor Protein kinase-like; its protein translation is MEQFRQIGEVIGSLKALMVFQDDIQINQRQCCLLVDMMNRAYKTIAKEMQQNLRFEEKSTKWKVLESPLRELLRIIREGEIYIRQCLETKDWWVKAIRLYQNSDCVEFHIHNLLCCIPIVIEAIEIAGEMSGWDQDEIQKKRLLYSLKYRKDCKDPRIFQWKFGNEYLVSQDFCNRLHSVWDEDRWVLLRKLQEIQISGSVSSTKQEQRLADLLLKNLSVSGPVEEKLLPSSTLVSSKDYQVRRRLGSGSQYKEIQWLGESFALRHFFGDIEPLFPAISQELALTHPNIMHIFCAFTDEERKECFLVMELKNRDLSSHIKEICGPRKRIPFSLPVAVDLMLQIARGMEYLHSKKIYHGDLNPSNILVKSRNINTDGYLHAKVCAFGLPSSVSLPQKSNSNQNGQLPVIWYAPEVLADQEQSGNADNSKYTEKADVYSFGMICFELLTGKVPFEDGHLQGDKMSRNIRAGERPLFPFHLPKYLTNLTKKCWHDDPNQRPSFASICRILRYIKRFLLMNPDHSQPETPVPLVDYSEIETVILRSFPSWAESNILPISEIPFQMFVYRVAEKEKSNISQRENSESGSDASACGDESATVDDPLPSPSERRSSASPETMNRRMLSSKKSADVKPIKQPGTPKGRVRPPPMSSCGRTMRMNSESQLMVMSPRRRASGHVSDSELS